The Candidatus Spechtbacterales bacterium genome window below encodes:
- the rpsO gene encoding 30S ribosomal protein S15, whose product MAIETSDKQKIIEKYKLHEKDTGSAEVQAAVLTEEIKRLVRHLKKHPKDNHSRRGLLMMVSKRKKLLDYLMRESTKRYNDLIKKLGLKK is encoded by the coding sequence ATGGCAATAGAAACAAGCGACAAGCAAAAAATAATTGAAAAATACAAGCTGCACGAGAAGGACACTGGCTCAGCGGAAGTTCAGGCCGCTGTTTTAACTGAGGAAATAAAGCGTTTAGTGCGACATCTTAAAAAGCATCCAAAAGACAACCACTCACGCAGGGGTTTGCTTATGATGGTGTCTAAAAGAAAAAAACTTCTTGACTACTTAATGCGTGAAAGCACTAAGCGATACAACGATCTCATAAAGAAGCTTGGTCTTAAAAAATAG
- a CDS encoding NYN domain-containing protein gives MEQQIIRHPAQRVAVLIDVQNFYHSAKNLYQKRVNFKEILKTAVGNRQLIRAFAYVVSTEGGEESVFFEVLQKMGIEIRVKELQIYYGGLKKADWDVGLAIDAVRLSGSVDVIIIMSGDGDFIPLVGYLQNEGTQVEVMAFGKSASSKLRESADAFVDLCESPEKYLLRYKVK, from the coding sequence ATGGAACAGCAGATAATCAGGCATCCCGCACAAAGAGTAGCTGTGCTGATAGATGTACAAAACTTCTATCACTCGGCAAAAAACTTATATCAGAAAAGGGTAAACTTTAAGGAAATATTAAAAACTGCCGTAGGTAACAGGCAGCTGATTCGTGCGTTTGCTTATGTTGTAAGCACAGAAGGCGGGGAGGAAAGCGTTTTTTTTGAGGTGTTACAAAAAATGGGGATTGAAATTCGTGTTAAAGAGCTCCAAATATATTATGGAGGATTAAAAAAAGCAGACTGGGATGTAGGTCTTGCAATTGATGCGGTACGCCTTTCGGGCTCTGTGGATGTCATAATAATAATGAGCGGAGATGGGGATTTCATACCTTTGGTTGGTTACTTGCAGAATGAAGGAACACAGGTTGAGGTAATGGCGTTTGGTAAAAGCGCCTCCAGCAAACTTCGGGAAAGCGCGGACGCTTTTGTTGATTTATGTGAAAGTCCTGAAAAATACCTTCTTAGATATAAAGTAAAATAA